TCGGGCATGAAGTAGGTTTTGCGCGGCATGGTAGGCATGTAGGTAAGGGTTGGTCGCCGAAGACGTTTCCATCCGGTTGCGAAGACCGATATTCCAAAAGTCGTCGGTGAACTCGCTCTCGATTGTCTTATCGATCCAACCGACGAACTGTTCAGCGGTTGTGAGGTCTCGAATAAATGCCAGATCTCGTTCCATGACCGTTTCTGGCGAGCCAGTGTATCGGCCCGTCACCGCCGTCATAAAGAACCAGCGGGCAACGCAATTCGACAGGGTGAAACCGTCCACGCTGAAATCCTTTTTGCCGATCAGGTAGAAGACGTAGGCATAAATGAGAGCCAACTGAGAGCTAATCATGTGTGCTCCCCGATACCCGGCCAAATGCAGGGTTTTCAAGAAATCGTGCCAATTCTGAAGGTCAAGAACGTCGGTCTGGGCAGACTTGAGGATAGCGAACTGCTCGATTCGTCGTTGCTCGCTGTACTCCTCGGTTTCCAGGTCTTTGCCCCGGAGCAATGAATAGACGTACTTCAGCCTGGCGCGGCGGAACCCGTACCCGATTTCGACCCGCAGAAGTTGATCAGCGTCGGCCTCGATAAAATAATTGAAGGGGCTCGGCTTTGCTTTTGACGGTGTACGCGCCTTCCGACAGAACTCTTCCAGTTCGGCACGGCCCTCTTCCCAAAACACGGACATCAGGGTCAGGATGAAGTCCGATTGATTGAGTGGAGTCTGCTTGCTGTTGATGCGAACGAAGACTTCCGCCACCTTCTCTTCATCAATGTTTGACGAAAGTTCAAGTGCGGTGAACGGATAGCCGAGCAGGTTTTGCACGCGCTGGAGGGCCGTTTGTACCTTTTTGATCTCGGCTGCTTCGAGGGTCTTCCCGGCTGCCTCTCGATGCTTCCGCAGGTTCTCGACGTAGGTGCCCACGATCTGAAACAGGTCCGCGTCCTTGGCCCAGAGCACCGAGATGTTGGGGATGTATTCGGGGTTTCGCCTAATGGCTGCGTCGGCAACCTCAAAGGTTTCGTCCGTCGGTCGGAAGGAAATTTCGATTCGTTCGGACTGGTAGTCCTCTCGGATGACGGGAATGCCCTTCACTACAGCAAAGAGCGAGGTAAGGCGCTGCTGGCCGTCTACGATGAGCAATCCGGCAACCTTTTGCTTGCGGTCAGTGCCGATGTGCTTCTGATTCTCATCAAGTGCGTTCTGCCAGAAGAGGAAGTAGCCAACGGGATAGCCTCGGTAGATTGAATCGAAGAGGTCTCGAACCTTCGTGTTCTTCCACACGAAGGGACGCTGAATGTCAGGAAGCCCAATGGTGCCCATCTCGATGTCATCAAGAAGTTTAGTCAAAGAATAGTCCACCTTCTTGAAAAGCGTTTCGCTCATTGCAGCCTCGACTTCCTCGCGTGTAAACCGACCTCGCCGAACAGGATGAAATCGCCTTTCTGATATTCGGGCAGATCGCGCAATGTGCCGGCCGCCTGAAGCATCAGGATTGCCAGGGGCAGGTCGAGCCAACTGCCGTCTTTGGGCAGGTCGGCCGGCGCGAGATTCACCAGCACAGTTACTTCGCCCTCGGCGAGATCAAGCTTCGCCAGCGCTCCGGCGATGCGGTCGAGCGATTCGCGGACCCCTTCGCGGGCCATGCCGGAGATTTTGGTAACGTGCGTCAGCGGAAGCGGACCACGCAGGACTTCCATGGCGCGGGCCTGCATTTCGACGACATAGCCGTCGAGGCCGAAAAGAATCGCCCCGTTGAGCGTGTGATCGCGAGTGAGAAGCTCGTTCAGCTCCCGCTGAGCGGCCGGCGTTCGTTTGGCTGCCACTCGTATACCCTCACCACCTTGATGACGGCCAAGAGCTTACCGCGCCGGCGGGGCGGGGGCAAGTAGGGGTGGTGGTTGGT
The Pirellulales bacterium DNA segment above includes these coding regions:
- a CDS encoding DUF262 domain-containing protein, which codes for MSETLFKKVDYSLTKLLDDIEMGTIGLPDIQRPFVWKNTKVRDLFDSIYRGYPVGYFLFWQNALDENQKHIGTDRKQKVAGLLIVDGQQRLTSLFAVVKGIPVIREDYQSERIEISFRPTDETFEVADAAIRRNPEYIPNISVLWAKDADLFQIVGTYVENLRKHREAAGKTLEAAEIKKVQTALQRVQNLLGYPFTALELSSNIDEEKVAEVFVRINSKQTPLNQSDFILTLMSVFWEEGRAELEEFCRKARTPSKAKPSPFNYFIEADADQLLRVEIGYGFRRARLKYVYSLLRGKDLETEEYSEQRRIEQFAILKSAQTDVLDLQNWHDFLKTLHLAGYRGAHMISSQLALIYAYVFYLIGKKDFSVDGFTLSNCVARWFFMTAVTGRYTGSPETVMERDLAFIRDLTTAEQFVGWIDKTIESEFTDDFWNIGLRNRMETSSATNPYLHAYHAAQNLLHARALFSNKRVVDLLDPAHKAKKSAVERHHLFSKKYLKGLAITSTRDTNQIANYALVEWDDNIAISGDEPAQYWPLYAERFADHDLAQMCHWHALPVNWHTMEYRTFLDARRNLMAKLIRDAYHHITTGQPPQVPGNDVPVAEILAAGETTRVEFKSTLRVNLHTDQPDKKIEHSCLKTIAAFLNSQGGHLVVGVSDGGEILGVERDRFPNEDKMNLHFVNLVKDRLGAQHMLHIEPRFESVDGKRVLVVRCKPSNIPVYVKEGNTEQFFARTGAATTELLPSQVHLYIQQRF
- a CDS encoding magnesium chelatase domain-containing protein translates to MAAKRTPAAQRELNELLTRDHTLNGAILFGLDGYVVEMQARAMEVLRGPLPLTHVTKISGMAREGVRESLDRIAGALAKLDLAEGEVTVLVNLAPADLPKDGSWLDLPLAILMLQAAGTLRDLPEYQKGDFILFGEVGLHARKSRLQ